Genomic window (Desulfitobacterium chlororespirans DSM 11544):
CTAATTGCTCTTTGGCTTTTTCTAAATCGCCTAAGGTTCCGATATCAAACCAAAGATCCTGACTCTCATAACTGCTAACCTTCGCTCCATTTTGGATAAGGCACTGAACCAAATTGGGCATGTCATATTTTTCATTGTCCGGGATATAGGAAAGGACGGTTTTATTGATCACATAGATTCCCATGCTAGCCCAGTAATTAAGAGTTGGCTTCTCTGCATAGGCAATAACCTGGCCATCTTGAATTTCCAGAACACCAAAAGAAGAGTGAGTGGTCTTTTTCTGGACAGCAACGGTCATATCTGCCTGTACTGTCCTGTGGTGCTCATAGAGGGCACGAAAATCCAAAGTGGTTAACTCATCTCCATTGACGACTACAAAATTATCCTTCAAACCCTCGACTCCTTTTAAAGGGCCTGCTGTCCCTAAGGGCTCAGATTCTACTGAGTAACGAATAGTGAGCCCGAATTCACTGCCGTCCTGAAAATAGGTCTTTATTAAATCTGAAAGATAACCTAAGCACATAATTACTTCATCTGTTCCAGCTTTTTTAAGCTGCTCAATTAAGATAGCTGCTATGGGCTTATCCCCTATAGGAAAAAGGGGTTTGGGTAAAATCCGGCTATAAGGATCCAGCCGGGCTCCTCTTCCGCCAGCTAATATTATGGTTTGCATCGCATCCCCTTCTTCGTTGCTAGATTTGGTATTTTCCTATCTGAAAACGATCCAGATTTTTTTCGATCCAGGCCATAGTTTTTAGAATTCCTTCTGTCAAGGAAACCTGGGGCTCCCAATCCATAATTTCTTTAGCTAAGCGGCTATCAGCCAAGAGTCGATTGACTTCACTTTTGCTCGGACGAACCCTCTCCTGGTCAATGACCAGCTTAGCAGAGCTTTGGGTTGTTTCAAGGATAATTTGGGCAAGCTCACCGATCGAGATTTCCTGACCAGAGCCCACATTAATAACTCTACCTACTGCCTTCGGTGAAAGCGCGGCTGCCATAAATCCTGCCACGGTATCGGATACAAAGGTAAAATCCCGTTTGGCTTCAAGATTACCAAGCTTAATCTCTGAACTTGCCAGAGCCTGAGTAATTAAGGTGGGGATAATTGCCCGGGCTGATTGTCTCGGTCCGTAACAGTTAAAAGGACGAATCGTGGCCACAGGAAGATTATAGGAAGCATAAAAGCTTTCCGCTAATTTATCCGCCCCGATCTTGCTGGCAGAATAGGGAGACTGCCCTTGGAGAGGATGATTCTCGTCAATGGGTACATATTGAGCGGAACCATACACTTCACTGGTAGAGGTACTCACAACCCGGCTTACCTCATGATCACGCCCTGCTATAAGAATATTAAAGGTACCAAAAATATTAGTCTCAACCACTTCACGTGGGTTTTTATAGGAGTAAGGAATACCCACTAAAGCTGCTAAGTGAAAAACCACATCATTTCCTTTGACAGCCCGATCGATCACATCGGCATCACGCAAATCCCCAGCAATGATTTCAATTTGATTAAGGAGTGAAGGCTCCAGATCTTCCAGATTTCCTCGTCCATCACGGGAATTGTAACGTATAAATACACGAACATCGGCTCCTGCTTTGACTAAAGCCTCAGTTAAATGGCTGCCGATAAAGCCACCTGCACCTGTAACTAAAACTTTTTTACCTTTCCACATTAGGCCATTCTCCCTTCTACCGTATCTCTACATCTTATGTCTATTCACGAATATCTGACACTTTTTGCATACTCAGCCATTGGCAAGAAGGACATTT
Coding sequences:
- a CDS encoding nucleotidyltransferase family protein; the encoded protein is MQTIILAGGRGARLDPYSRILPKPLFPIGDKPIAAILIEQLKKAGTDEVIMCLGYLSDLIKTYFQDGSEFGLTIRYSVESEPLGTAGPLKGVEGLKDNFVVVNGDELTTLDFRALYEHHRTVQADMTVAVQKKTTHSSFGVLEIQDGQVIAYAEKPTLNYWASMGIYVINKTVLSYIPDNEKYDMPNLVQCLIQNGAKVSSYESQDLWFDIGTLGDLEKAKEQLEKFKF
- a CDS encoding SDR family NAD(P)-dependent oxidoreductase yields the protein MWKGKKVLVTGAGGFIGSHLTEALVKAGADVRVFIRYNSRDGRGNLEDLEPSLLNQIEIIAGDLRDADVIDRAVKGNDVVFHLAALVGIPYSYKNPREVVETNIFGTFNILIAGRDHEVSRVVSTSTSEVYGSAQYVPIDENHPLQGQSPYSASKIGADKLAESFYASYNLPVATIRPFNCYGPRQSARAIIPTLITQALASSEIKLGNLEAKRDFTFVSDTVAGFMAAALSPKAVGRVINVGSGQEISIGELAQIILETTQSSAKLVIDQERVRPSKSEVNRLLADSRLAKEIMDWEPQVSLTEGILKTMAWIEKNLDRFQIGKYQI